From the genome of Gemmatimonas phototrophica, one region includes:
- a CDS encoding GAF domain-containing sensor histidine kinase: MSSVVSALLALLQVDVPVQAPPVVATELAATLLQGAITTGVAVLCANLYARYRRPWFGWFAVAWGVYVARLLCILSFLLSGQRVWLYWHQVTTGWTALALLWAALVFLRQPRARPAYLGLALFPLLWSYIAIYQLDHFLWAALPAVLFLSGATAWTGWVFWRHHRITGSPGARLLAISFALWGLHHLDYPWLRAQGAWNPWGYYLDICFELLVAAGLVLLILDDLGRGVRALSALSGDLQRRTSETQPFDVLLSRPLALPGVRGTAMYLFEPVRDGHEWPDDESPVDALDRVLEAARHSVSGGAGAVPTELRGRILRGAGVCEPWVGEPLQPAVRDALTRMRVTRRPQVVSASGEQPFVAALPVGAGAQLVGALIMAGDIRNPFTALDDDFLLALGQQVGAALDQWSLDRQLANRTRALEQLSARMLRQHEEERRRLSRELHDETAQVFSAVKMQLEALRGSLAEGTAPRLDRLLGLVDTGIASIRQVTSDLRPTLLDDLGLRPALHSLVTDFTERSGVRATFTAPPSLPVLSGDADLAIFRGLQESLSNVVRHSSATQVDVTVIVAPSQVTLTVSDNGRGFPTQRGGRLKDTDHRMGITGMRERLLAAGGRLQIANRDPGAEVQISVPLSEGAPMVAGLTPSGTA; the protein is encoded by the coding sequence GTGAGCTCCGTCGTGTCGGCGTTACTGGCGCTGCTGCAGGTGGACGTGCCGGTACAGGCACCGCCCGTAGTGGCCACGGAACTCGCGGCCACGCTGCTGCAGGGCGCCATTACCACCGGCGTCGCCGTGCTGTGCGCCAACCTGTACGCCCGCTATCGCCGTCCATGGTTTGGCTGGTTTGCCGTGGCGTGGGGCGTGTATGTGGCGCGGCTGTTGTGCATCCTGAGCTTTCTGCTCAGCGGGCAGCGGGTGTGGCTCTACTGGCATCAGGTCACCACCGGCTGGACGGCGCTCGCCCTGCTGTGGGCCGCGCTGGTTTTTTTGCGTCAACCGCGTGCACGACCGGCCTATCTCGGGCTTGCGCTTTTTCCGTTGCTGTGGTCGTACATCGCCATCTACCAGCTCGACCATTTTCTGTGGGCGGCACTGCCGGCGGTGTTATTCCTGAGTGGTGCGACGGCATGGACCGGCTGGGTGTTCTGGCGACACCACCGCATTACCGGATCGCCGGGCGCGCGCCTGCTGGCCATTTCCTTCGCGCTCTGGGGACTGCACCACCTCGATTATCCGTGGCTTCGTGCGCAAGGCGCCTGGAACCCGTGGGGCTACTACCTCGACATCTGCTTTGAGCTCCTGGTGGCAGCCGGGCTGGTCCTGCTCATCCTCGACGATCTGGGGCGTGGCGTGCGTGCGCTGTCGGCGCTGTCTGGTGATCTGCAGCGCCGCACCAGCGAAACGCAGCCGTTCGATGTGCTCCTCTCGCGCCCCCTCGCCTTGCCCGGGGTTCGCGGCACCGCCATGTACCTCTTTGAGCCCGTGCGTGATGGACACGAGTGGCCCGACGATGAGTCGCCGGTGGATGCACTGGACCGTGTGCTGGAAGCGGCGCGGCACAGCGTCAGTGGCGGCGCCGGCGCTGTGCCCACGGAATTGCGCGGGCGTATTCTGCGCGGCGCCGGCGTGTGCGAACCATGGGTCGGCGAACCCTTGCAGCCGGCCGTACGCGACGCGCTCACGCGGATGCGGGTGACCCGGCGTCCTCAGGTCGTATCCGCCTCCGGCGAGCAGCCATTTGTCGCCGCACTCCCGGTGGGCGCCGGCGCCCAGCTCGTGGGCGCGCTCATCATGGCGGGAGACATCCGGAACCCGTTTACCGCCTTGGACGACGACTTTCTGCTGGCCCTCGGGCAACAGGTTGGCGCCGCGCTGGATCAGTGGTCGCTCGATCGGCAGCTGGCCAATCGTACGCGGGCTCTCGAACAGCTCTCGGCCCGAATGCTGCGCCAGCACGAGGAAGAGCGGCGACGGTTATCCCGTGAGTTGCATGACGAAACGGCCCAGGTCTTCTCGGCGGTCAAGATGCAGCTGGAAGCGCTGCGAGGATCGCTGGCCGAGGGGACCGCGCCGCGACTCGATCGCCTGCTTGGGCTGGTGGACACCGGAATTGCCAGCATTCGGCAGGTCACCAGTGACCTGCGCCCCACACTGCTTGATGATCTCGGGCTTCGCCCCGCGCTGCACTCCCTGGTGACCGATTTCACCGAGCGCAGCGGCGTGCGCGCCACGTTTACCGCGCCGCCTTCGCTCCCCGTGCTCTCGGGCGATGCGGATCTCGCCATCTTTCGCGGATTACAGGAAAGCCTGTCCAATGTGGTCCGGCATTCCTCGGCCACGCAGGTGGATGTCACGGTAATCGTGGCCCCCTCGCAGGTGACGCTGACCGTCTCCGACAACGGGCGCGGTTTTCCCACCCAGCGGGGCGGGCGCCTCAAGGATACTGATCATCGAATGGGTATCACAGGCATGCGTGAGCGGTTGCTGGCGGCCGGAGGCAGATTGCAGATCGCCAACCGCGATCCCGGTGCTGAAGTCCAGATTTCCGTTCCGCTCTCCGAAGGCGCGCCGATGGTGGCCGGCCTTACTCCCTCAGGAACCGCATGA
- a CDS encoding lytic transglycosylase domain-containing protein, with protein sequence MHAPVVAPVIPPVADADPATREEVVSTALAVFGDSTAIAVADSLNETPVWDIDVRAYETHDRVEHYVDLFSAKAKERFASRLSRGTRYEPMIRAKLRASGMPEDLTYLALIESGYDPHAYSRAAAVGMWQFMSSTARDVGMRVDWWMDERRDPARSTDGAIRFLGFLQRQFGSLYLAAAAYNGGPGRVSRGLTRFADELEGAEGEDRFFALAEQDYLRAETKNYVPQLIAAALVAKMPARYGLRIDSLPAYTYDSVQVVPGTSLFAVAAAGSITSTELRDLNPALLRGMAPPDASIWVRVPVGSGERTRSALDTLGAKQVRGYRTAKVSESVTPTTFAKTHGVSLKQLRWFNPSWKTTRKGRLVAGQSLRIPQELALAYARDIPDPSLEKFGGTAGSSSLSARGVHVVRRGETLGGIARRYGMTEKSLKALNGMRGSRILAGQTLQVKKSTTASVKPKSVTKGKATSRKSSVKKSVKKPPVTKKKATSKSKQVASPKSKQRK encoded by the coding sequence GTGCACGCGCCGGTGGTGGCACCGGTTATTCCTCCCGTCGCGGACGCGGACCCCGCGACGCGCGAGGAGGTGGTGAGCACCGCCCTGGCCGTCTTTGGGGACTCCACGGCTATCGCCGTCGCGGATTCGCTCAATGAGACGCCTGTGTGGGACATCGACGTGCGCGCCTACGAAACACACGACCGGGTGGAGCATTACGTCGATCTGTTCAGCGCGAAGGCCAAGGAGCGCTTTGCCTCGCGGTTGTCCCGCGGGACGCGCTACGAACCCATGATTCGCGCCAAGCTGCGGGCCAGCGGCATGCCGGAAGATCTGACGTATCTGGCCCTGATCGAAAGCGGCTATGATCCGCACGCCTATTCACGGGCGGCGGCCGTGGGGATGTGGCAGTTCATGAGCAGCACGGCCCGGGATGTGGGCATGCGAGTGGACTGGTGGATGGATGAGCGGCGTGATCCGGCGCGCTCCACCGATGGGGCCATCCGGTTTCTGGGGTTCTTGCAGCGGCAATTTGGTTCGCTGTACCTGGCCGCTGCGGCGTACAACGGCGGCCCGGGGCGGGTCTCGCGAGGGCTCACCCGGTTTGCTGACGAGTTGGAGGGGGCAGAGGGCGAAGACCGGTTCTTTGCGCTCGCGGAGCAGGACTACCTGCGGGCAGAGACCAAGAATTACGTGCCGCAGCTGATTGCCGCCGCGCTCGTGGCCAAGATGCCGGCCCGCTACGGACTGCGGATCGATTCGCTGCCCGCGTACACGTATGACTCGGTGCAGGTGGTACCGGGAACCAGTCTCTTTGCCGTGGCCGCGGCAGGGAGCATTACCAGCACGGAACTGCGCGACCTGAATCCTGCGCTGCTGCGGGGCATGGCGCCGCCGGATGCGTCCATCTGGGTTCGCGTGCCGGTGGGAAGCGGCGAGCGTACCCGTTCGGCACTGGATACCCTGGGAGCGAAGCAGGTGCGGGGATACCGCACGGCCAAGGTGTCGGAAAGTGTCACCCCGACCACGTTTGCCAAAACGCACGGGGTGTCGCTCAAGCAGCTGCGGTGGTTCAACCCGTCGTGGAAGACCACGCGCAAGGGCCGACTGGTGGCGGGGCAGTCACTGCGCATCCCGCAGGAGCTGGCCCTAGCCTACGCCCGGGACATTCCTGACCCGTCGTTGGAGAAGTTTGGTGGGACCGCCGGGAGCAGCAGCCTGAGTGCTCGTGGCGTGCACGTGGTCCGACGGGGCGAAACGCTGGGGGGAATTGCGCGCCGCTATGGCATGACCGAGAAGAGTCTCAAGGCGCTCAACGGCATGCGCGGCAGCCGCATCCTCGCCGGGCAAACGCTGCAGGTAAAGAAATCCACAACGGCGTCTGTAAAGCCTAAAAGCGTGACGAAGGGGAAGGCGACCTCACGAAAATCTTCTGTGAAAAAGTCTGTGAAAAAGCCCCCGGTGACAAAGAAGAAGGCGACCTCGAAATCAAAGCAGGTCGCCTCTCCCAAGTCAAAGCAAAGAAAATAG
- a CDS encoding transglycosylase SLT domain-containing protein: MHRRHTKRRLAKAFIVSLSVFLLAVLFRPGIPSRVTTPVNSTAVGGVSASQSAGKFTLKQPAALSAQPIWRPAGEVLKRGKTSSSPILGFSSDTRTQERHESLNRWHRIYTYSSKYRIKPELSRRIYDAATVAGLEPELAFRLVRVESVFDPQAVSPVGALGLTQLMLGTARQFEPNVTREELLTPDVNLRIGFRYLRGLIREYKGDLKLALLVYNRGPTAVGRALAMGQSPANGYESIVTKGYRGRGTLD; encoded by the coding sequence ATGCATCGTCGGCACACCAAGCGCCGCTTGGCAAAGGCATTCATTGTATCGCTGTCAGTGTTCCTGCTGGCCGTGCTGTTTCGCCCGGGGATCCCATCCCGCGTGACCACGCCGGTCAACAGCACGGCCGTCGGGGGCGTGTCGGCCAGCCAGTCTGCTGGCAAGTTCACGCTCAAGCAGCCCGCCGCCTTGTCGGCGCAGCCGATATGGCGTCCTGCGGGCGAGGTGCTCAAGCGCGGCAAGACCAGTTCATCGCCCATCCTCGGGTTCTCGTCTGACACGCGCACCCAGGAGCGACACGAGTCGCTGAACCGCTGGCACCGCATCTATACATACAGCAGCAAGTACCGGATCAAACCGGAGCTGTCTCGCCGTATCTACGATGCCGCCACCGTCGCGGGGCTCGAACCGGAGCTGGCTTTCCGGTTGGTCCGCGTCGAAAGCGTCTTCGATCCACAGGCGGTCAGCCCGGTTGGCGCCCTCGGCCTCACGCAGCTCATGCTCGGCACGGCGCGCCAGTTCGAGCCCAACGTGACCCGCGAAGAGCTGCTCACGCCAGACGTGAACCTGCGCATCGGGTTCCGCTACCTGCGAGGCCTGATCCGTGAGTACAAGGGCGATCTCAAGCTCGCCCTGCTGGTCTACAACCGCGGCCCTACTGCGGTTGGCCGTGCACTGGCCATGGGACAAAGCCCGGCAAATGGCTACGAAAGCATTGTGACCAAGGGGTATCGCGGCCGAGGCACGTTGGACTAG
- the moaC gene encoding cyclic pyranopterin monophosphate synthase MoaC, translated as MSPVGREFSHLDRAGNFQMVDVGDKPISVRTAVASGEISMQLDTFNLIRDNGLKKGDVIPVARLAGIQAAKRTAELVPLCHSLQLSGVEVRVSLEESLPGCRVEGFVRTTAQTGVEMEALTAVSVALLTIYDMAKAVDRTMVISQIVLREKRGGTKGDFISSP; from the coding sequence GTGTCCCCGGTGGGACGCGAGTTCTCGCACCTCGACCGGGCGGGGAATTTTCAGATGGTGGATGTGGGTGACAAGCCGATTTCGGTTCGAACGGCGGTTGCCTCCGGTGAGATTTCCATGCAGCTGGATACGTTTAACCTCATACGTGACAACGGTTTAAAAAAAGGCGATGTTATTCCGGTGGCACGACTGGCCGGAATTCAGGCAGCCAAGCGCACCGCTGAGCTCGTTCCGCTGTGCCACTCCCTTCAGTTGTCCGGGGTAGAAGTCCGGGTTAGCCTTGAGGAGTCCCTTCCGGGTTGCCGGGTTGAGGGATTCGTCAGGACCACTGCCCAGACTGGGGTGGAAATGGAAGCGTTGACCGCCGTGTCCGTGGCTCTGCTCACGATTTACGACATGGCCAAGGCGGTTGACCGGACCATGGTGATCTCTCAGATCGTGCTGCGCGAAAAGCGCGGCGGCACGAAAGGAGACTTCATCAGTAGTCCGTAA
- a CDS encoding response regulator → MTAPDSSRIRVLIADDHALVREGLRYVLDADPLIEVVAEASNGRIAVELALQHVPDVVVLDITMPEETGLKAAARLRELLPATRVLLLSMHDQGEYVREGMRIGTHGYLLKDSAGEELRAAIRAVYAGGTFFSPAVVRRLSTADAVGESTPVAQLEQLTPRERDVLGGVARGLTNKAIAAELGISRRTVEAHRESLMRKLQIHSVAGLTRFALETGVVAPG, encoded by the coding sequence ATGACCGCTCCCGATTCCAGCCGCATTCGTGTGCTGATTGCCGACGACCACGCCTTGGTGCGCGAGGGGCTGCGCTACGTGCTGGACGCCGACCCGTTGATTGAGGTGGTGGCGGAAGCGTCCAACGGGCGGATTGCCGTGGAGCTGGCACTGCAGCATGTCCCCGACGTTGTCGTGCTCGACATCACCATGCCCGAAGAGACCGGGCTCAAGGCCGCGGCGCGGTTGCGGGAATTGCTCCCGGCAACCCGCGTGTTGCTCCTCAGCATGCACGATCAGGGCGAGTATGTGCGGGAAGGAATGCGCATCGGCACGCACGGGTATTTGCTCAAGGACTCGGCCGGGGAAGAGCTGCGGGCAGCCATCCGCGCTGTCTACGCCGGCGGGACGTTTTTCAGCCCGGCGGTGGTGCGTCGCCTGTCCACCGCCGACGCGGTGGGGGAGAGTACTCCGGTCGCGCAACTCGAACAGCTCACCCCCCGTGAGCGCGATGTGCTGGGCGGCGTGGCGCGCGGGCTCACGAACAAGGCTATCGCGGCGGAACTGGGCATCAGCCGTCGCACGGTGGAGGCGCACCGGGAAAGCCTGATGCGCAAACTGCAGATCCATTCGGTGGCCGGGCTGACGCGCTTTGCATTGGAAACCGGGGTAGTGGCCCCGGGCTAA
- a CDS encoding mechanosensitive ion channel family protein encodes MFRLRTLCLRQGAAALAVLLLYAPRVHAQFGLGGKSAPDTAPTAVSSASPRAAVQDFLKLADAGDWAGAADYLNVPAAERERAPVLARRLKSVIDQRLALDVRDLSPLTSGDTLDGDAAGDRMAVVMSGDGHEEPVRLVRVNGPPVRWVFSQATVGRVDAWFEALGSPWLRERLPNTLMREGPFNVYWWQWIGLGIAVPVLVLLAWLLGALLRSLLGRIARRTVNEWDDVLLENLRGPFRLWSAALAATPLLALLELNPRVDGFLSSATRGLWLIALFWGILRIIRIVQTNLQNAAWETGQAAQARTLVPLMGNFLRVTLAIIAMLVALAQFGYPVGTLLAGLGIGGIAVALAAQKTVEHLFGSVSLAADKAFRVGDWVRAGTTEGEVQRIGLRSTSFRTIDRTVVRVPNGRLADERIETFGERDRILLRTDIDITYATTPEQLEEIRDALEAALRAHPLVWPDAVRVHVVAFTDSAIRLNVVSWFKTTDWNEFLRIRHEMLLQFVRIVRDKGSSFAFPSRTIYHVSQPGMTAPPVDG; translated from the coding sequence ATGTTTCGCCTGCGTACTTTGTGCCTGAGGCAGGGGGCGGCGGCGCTGGCCGTGCTCCTCCTGTATGCCCCCCGTGTTCATGCCCAGTTTGGCCTGGGCGGAAAGTCGGCGCCGGATACCGCGCCCACCGCGGTCTCGTCGGCATCGCCGCGGGCGGCCGTGCAGGACTTTCTCAAGTTGGCCGACGCCGGTGATTGGGCTGGCGCCGCCGACTACCTCAACGTGCCCGCCGCTGAACGGGAGCGTGCGCCCGTATTGGCGCGTCGGCTCAAGTCGGTCATCGATCAGCGGCTCGCCCTCGATGTGCGCGACCTGTCCCCCCTGACCAGTGGCGATACGCTGGATGGCGATGCCGCCGGCGATCGCATGGCCGTTGTCATGAGTGGCGATGGCCACGAAGAGCCGGTGCGGCTGGTGCGGGTGAACGGTCCGCCCGTGCGCTGGGTCTTTTCGCAGGCCACGGTCGGGCGTGTGGATGCGTGGTTCGAGGCGTTGGGGTCGCCATGGCTTCGTGAACGGCTGCCCAATACGCTGATGCGGGAAGGGCCCTTCAACGTGTACTGGTGGCAATGGATTGGACTGGGCATTGCGGTGCCGGTCTTGGTGTTGCTCGCGTGGTTGCTGGGAGCGTTGTTGCGCTCCCTGTTGGGCCGGATCGCCCGACGCACCGTGAACGAATGGGACGACGTCCTGCTGGAGAATCTGCGGGGACCCTTCCGGCTCTGGTCGGCGGCGCTGGCGGCGACGCCGTTGCTGGCGCTGCTGGAGCTCAACCCCCGGGTTGACGGGTTTCTCAGTTCGGCCACCCGCGGGTTATGGCTGATTGCGCTGTTCTGGGGCATCCTGCGCATCATCCGCATTGTGCAGACGAATCTGCAGAACGCCGCGTGGGAAACCGGGCAGGCGGCACAGGCGCGCACGCTGGTGCCGCTCATGGGCAACTTTCTGCGCGTTACGCTGGCCATCATTGCCATGCTGGTGGCGCTCGCGCAGTTCGGCTATCCCGTTGGCACTCTGCTGGCCGGTCTGGGCATTGGCGGCATTGCGGTGGCGCTCGCCGCGCAGAAAACGGTGGAGCATCTCTTTGGCAGCGTGAGTCTGGCGGCGGACAAAGCGTTTCGGGTGGGCGACTGGGTGCGCGCTGGTACCACGGAAGGGGAGGTGCAGCGCATCGGGCTGCGCAGTACGAGCTTCCGGACCATTGATCGCACCGTGGTGCGTGTCCCCAACGGCCGGCTGGCCGACGAGCGCATCGAAACGTTTGGAGAGCGCGATCGCATTTTGCTGCGCACCGACATCGACATTACCTACGCCACCACCCCTGAACAGCTGGAAGAAATTCGTGATGCCCTGGAGGCGGCGCTGCGTGCGCATCCGCTGGTGTGGCCCGATGCCGTGCGAGTGCACGTCGTGGCCTTTACCGATTCGGCCATTCGCCTGAACGTGGTGAGCTGGTTCAAGACAACGGACTGGAATGAGTTCCTGCGCATCCGTCACGAGATGCTGCTGCAGTTTGTCCGCATTGTCCGCGACAAGGGCTCCAGCTTCGCCTTCCCGTCGCGCACGATCTATCACGTTTCGCAGCCGGGCATGACGGCGCCACCGGTGGACGGGTGA
- a CDS encoding M28 family metallopeptidase has translation MPRFRTALAVPLVLFAAACQSADRTADGDTTGLNTDPVPAEALAAIDTATLMQHVRVLAADSLLGRQPGTVGEERTAAYLEGQFKALGLAPGNPDGSYVQKVPLVGITVTNAPTLTFAKDGVTRSLAWRNDYVAWTKHVAPSASLDTSELVFVGYGTEAPEFQWDDFKGMDLSGKTLVMLVNDPPLADTSRFGGARMTYYGRWTYKYEQGMKHKAAGVLLIHETGPAGYPFTVVQGKTAEQFDLVAPDKNLSRAAVEGWITTEQAKALFTMAGQNFDALKAKAMTPEFEPVQLGVTASVTLKNALREVDSRNLVAKIDGSDPALRDEYVVYTAHWDHFGIGEKVKGDSIYNGAADNATGTAGLLTLAKAYMAMPTRPKRSVLFLAVTAEEQGLLGAAYYAMVPLYPLKKTVANINMDMLSLWGPTSDLTVIGLGNSELDDYAQAIAAQQKRTLRPDAEPEKGFYYRSDHFNFAKQGVPAFYAEPGIDVIGKPAGYGRSKRDEYTANDYHAPQDEIKPDWDLTGAVQDLQLFLSLGYRVGNASRFPEWRVGNEFRAARDAMLKP, from the coding sequence ATGCCTCGTTTCCGCACTGCTCTCGCCGTCCCGCTCGTGTTGTTTGCGGCGGCGTGCCAATCCGCCGACCGTACGGCAGATGGCGATACCACCGGCCTGAATACCGACCCGGTCCCGGCCGAAGCGCTGGCGGCCATCGATACCGCCACGCTCATGCAGCACGTGCGCGTGCTGGCCGCCGACAGCCTCCTCGGACGGCAGCCTGGCACCGTGGGCGAGGAACGGACCGCGGCGTATCTCGAAGGGCAATTCAAGGCGTTGGGGCTGGCGCCGGGCAACCCCGACGGCAGCTATGTACAGAAAGTGCCGCTCGTGGGGATCACTGTGACCAACGCCCCCACACTTACCTTTGCCAAGGACGGCGTCACCCGTTCGCTCGCCTGGCGCAACGACTATGTGGCCTGGACCAAGCATGTCGCCCCCTCCGCGTCACTGGATACATCAGAACTGGTGTTCGTGGGCTACGGCACCGAAGCGCCCGAATTCCAGTGGGATGACTTCAAAGGCATGGACCTGAGCGGCAAAACGCTGGTCATGCTGGTCAACGATCCGCCGTTGGCCGATACCTCGCGCTTCGGCGGCGCGCGCATGACCTATTATGGCCGCTGGACATACAAGTACGAACAGGGCATGAAGCACAAGGCGGCCGGTGTGCTGCTGATCCACGAGACCGGTCCGGCGGGCTATCCGTTTACTGTGGTGCAGGGCAAGACCGCGGAGCAGTTCGATCTGGTGGCACCGGACAAGAACTTGTCGCGCGCCGCCGTGGAAGGGTGGATTACCACGGAGCAGGCCAAGGCGCTGTTCACCATGGCGGGACAGAATTTCGACGCCCTCAAGGCCAAGGCCATGACGCCGGAGTTCGAACCGGTACAACTCGGTGTCACCGCCAGTGTCACCCTCAAAAACGCGTTGCGTGAAGTGGACTCGCGCAACTTGGTCGCGAAGATCGACGGGAGTGATCCCGCGCTGCGCGATGAGTACGTCGTGTACACCGCGCATTGGGATCACTTTGGCATTGGGGAGAAGGTCAAAGGCGACTCCATCTACAACGGCGCTGCCGACAATGCCACCGGCACGGCCGGGCTGCTGACGCTGGCCAAGGCCTACATGGCCATGCCGACGCGCCCCAAACGCTCGGTGCTCTTTCTGGCCGTGACGGCCGAAGAACAGGGGCTGTTGGGCGCGGCCTACTACGCCATGGTACCACTGTACCCACTCAAGAAGACCGTCGCGAACATCAACATGGATATGCTGAGCCTCTGGGGCCCAACGAGCGACCTCACGGTCATCGGACTCGGCAATTCTGAACTTGATGATTACGCGCAGGCGATTGCCGCGCAGCAGAAGCGCACACTGCGCCCCGATGCCGAGCCGGAAAAGGGGTTCTATTATCGGTCCGATCATTTCAACTTCGCCAAGCAGGGAGTCCCGGCGTTCTATGCGGAACCGGGTATTGACGTGATTGGCAAACCGGCCGGCTATGGGCGCAGCAAGCGGGATGAATACACCGCCAACGACTATCACGCCCCGCAGGATGAGATCAAGCCGGACTGGGATCTCACCGGCGCCGTGCAGGATCTGCAGCTCTTCCTGTCGTTGGGCTATCGCGTGGGGAACGCGTCACGCTTTCCCGAGTGGCGGGTGGGGAATGAATTCCGGGCGGCGCGGGACGCCATGCTGAAGCCCTGA
- a CDS encoding P1 family peptidase, with protein sequence MRTPAVLAVALMLPSLLGAQVRARALGLAPGVFTPGTHNAITDVAGVRVGHATVSEGDSLRTGVTAILPHGGDLYRDRVPAALHVGNGFGKLLGVTQLRELGELETPILLTCTLCIWPAGDALAQWMLAKPENGNVRSINPVVGETNDGGLNTTRSRVGIGSAVRDALARADSGAVAEGSVGAGHGTIMFGWKGGMGTSSRVLPASLGGYTVGVLVQGNYGGVLQMAGVPIGQLLGRYAFQRDVAPVTSPRRAPGDAGAERGDGSCMIVIATDAPLLARNLERLGARAIMGLARTGSSASNGSGDYVLAFSTNPRVRRNPDATVSTNDELGNEAMSALFQAVTEATEEALYNALLMATPVSNRTATVKPLPVDSVRLFLRARGIQPQKLR encoded by the coding sequence ATGCGTACACCCGCCGTGCTCGCGGTTGCGTTGATGCTGCCCTCACTGCTGGGGGCACAGGTTCGGGCCCGGGCCCTTGGATTGGCGCCGGGGGTGTTTACCCCGGGAACGCACAACGCCATTACCGATGTGGCCGGTGTTCGGGTGGGACACGCGACCGTGAGCGAAGGGGATTCGCTGCGGACCGGGGTGACCGCCATCCTGCCGCACGGGGGGGATCTGTACCGCGATCGAGTTCCCGCGGCCCTGCACGTGGGGAACGGCTTCGGCAAACTGCTCGGGGTCACGCAACTGCGAGAGTTGGGGGAGCTCGAAACGCCTATTCTGCTCACCTGCACGTTGTGCATTTGGCCGGCCGGCGATGCGCTGGCGCAGTGGATGCTGGCCAAGCCGGAGAACGGCAATGTGCGCTCCATCAACCCGGTCGTGGGAGAAACCAACGACGGAGGGCTGAACACCACGCGGTCGCGCGTGGGAATTGGGAGCGCCGTACGGGATGCACTCGCCCGTGCGGACAGCGGCGCCGTGGCCGAAGGGAGCGTGGGGGCAGGGCACGGCACCATCATGTTTGGTTGGAAGGGCGGCATGGGGACGTCGTCCCGAGTCCTTCCGGCGTCACTAGGTGGCTACACCGTGGGCGTTCTGGTGCAAGGCAATTACGGCGGGGTGCTGCAAATGGCCGGGGTGCCCATCGGGCAGCTGCTGGGGCGCTACGCCTTTCAGCGCGACGTGGCGCCGGTCACCAGCCCGCGTCGTGCGCCGGGTGATGCCGGTGCCGAACGTGGCGACGGCTCCTGCATGATTGTGATTGCTACCGACGCGCCGCTGCTGGCCCGCAACCTTGAGCGCCTTGGCGCCCGCGCCATTATGGGACTGGCGCGCACTGGGTCCAGCGCATCCAACGGGTCGGGCGACTACGTGCTGGCGTTCTCCACCAACCCGCGGGTGCGCCGCAATCCCGACGCTACCGTGTCCACCAACGACGAACTGGGCAACGAGGCCATGTCGGCGCTTTTTCAGGCCGTCACGGAGGCCACCGAAGAAGCGCTGTACAACGCCCTGCTCATGGCCACCCCGGTATCGAACCGCACAGCGACCGTAAAGCCGTTACCGGTCGACTCCGTTCGGTTGTTTCTGAGAGCAAGAGGCATCCAACCGCAGAAACTGCGGTAA